In the genome of Ignavibacteriales bacterium, one region contains:
- a CDS encoding DUF3857 domain-containing protein gives MFKLTLISILTVLCFYTNLYSQESPIEWGEIPEADLKMTSYAADSNASGLILCDFGESVFDNDLNINFTRHLRIKIFNPSGYDLATHSFILQTYDKQEYLDDLEAITYSLNADNDIVENELEDDDIFEEEIDDSRTRYRFTMPGLTPGCVVDIKYTIITRNFALIRDWIFQYEEPVLWSEYKIRYPVNIAYTAVTSGYELWEINDRTETTQIFSGSAKTYLGSNFTNCYALRWVIKNAPAIREEEYVSAPVDYANKVSIQLSGYSFPGYGYKQVLQNWKTLVNDLVESKYFGQMINSTSAIEEIAKSVTASSSTQLEKMEAIYNWIIKSIVRTGGNRFSADNSPDEILETKKGTNAEISFLMISMLRSLGITADPIVLSTRANGKLQDLYPIISQFNYTMIKAIADGKTYYLDATDPNRPMHVLPSKVLGVKALIVKKDAVEWVNLPANKISSDKIVVNIQLNTDGSITTDIENSFGEYSGLSIRNNLSDKSETDIIKEQFELEKTGLQIDSVNISNKDSINSPLMLKAYLNGQSYSQTAGDMIYLNPVVAYRMTDNPFKFSKRKFPVDFNYLSSRTIVTNVTLPEGYELKDKPENKSVKVGNALVYTRQVNAEGSLIQIITKFEIKEMQVKPQYYEQVKSLFTNMVSTQAELLAIGLKTN, from the coding sequence ATGTTCAAGCTTACATTAATTTCAATTTTGACAGTACTTTGTTTTTACACCAATCTTTATTCACAGGAATCACCGATCGAATGGGGTGAAATACCTGAAGCAGATCTTAAAATGACTTCGTATGCTGCTGATTCAAATGCTTCAGGATTAATTTTGTGTGATTTTGGCGAAAGTGTTTTTGACAATGATCTTAATATAAATTTTACAAGACACCTTCGCATAAAAATTTTTAATCCTTCAGGTTATGATCTTGCCACGCATTCTTTCATTCTGCAAACCTATGACAAACAGGAGTATTTAGATGACCTGGAGGCAATTACTTATTCGTTAAATGCTGATAATGACATTGTAGAAAACGAACTTGAGGATGATGATATTTTTGAAGAAGAAATTGATGACAGCAGAACCAGGTACCGTTTTACAATGCCTGGCTTGACTCCCGGCTGTGTTGTCGATATTAAATATACAATCATCACCAGAAATTTTGCTTTGATACGTGACTGGATTTTTCAATATGAGGAACCGGTTTTATGGAGCGAGTATAAAATTCGTTATCCTGTCAATATTGCATACACGGCGGTAACAAGCGGATACGAACTTTGGGAAATTAATGATAGGACTGAAACAACACAGATCTTTAGCGGCAGTGCAAAAACTTATCTTGGATCCAATTTCACAAACTGTTACGCCTTACGCTGGGTTATTAAAAATGCGCCTGCTATACGTGAAGAGGAATATGTTTCTGCACCGGTTGATTATGCAAATAAGGTAAGCATTCAACTCTCCGGATATTCTTTCCCCGGGTATGGATACAAGCAGGTGCTCCAAAACTGGAAAACATTGGTGAATGATCTTGTTGAATCAAAATACTTTGGTCAGATGATCAATTCTACATCTGCCATAGAGGAAATTGCAAAATCAGTTACTGCTTCTTCTTCAACTCAGTTAGAAAAGATGGAAGCAATTTATAACTGGATTATTAAGTCAATCGTCCGGACCGGTGGAAACAGATTTAGTGCTGATAACAGCCCGGATGAGATTCTTGAAACTAAAAAAGGAACAAATGCTGAAATCAGTTTCCTGATGATATCGATGTTAAGGAGTTTAGGAATAACTGCTGATCCAATAGTATTAAGCACGAGAGCCAATGGAAAACTTCAGGATTTATATCCTATAATATCACAATTCAATTATACAATGATCAAAGCCATCGCTGATGGGAAAACATACTATTTAGACGCAACAGACCCTAACAGACCTATGCATGTGCTGCCGTCAAAAGTACTTGGTGTAAAAGCATTAATCGTAAAAAAGGATGCTGTAGAATGGGTCAACCTGCCGGCGAATAAAATCAGCAGTGATAAAATAGTCGTCAACATACAGCTTAATACGGATGGATCAATTACAACTGATATTGAAAATTCATTTGGTGAATATTCCGGCTTATCAATCCGTAATAACTTATCGGACAAATCAGAAACTGATATAATTAAAGAACAATTTGAACTGGAAAAAACCGGTCTGCAGATTGATTCCGTTAACATTTCGAACAAGGATAGTATTAATTCTCCTTTGATGTTAAAAGCTTATCTCAATGGTCAGAGTTATTCCCAGACTGCGGGAGACATGATATATTTAAATCCCGTTGTTGCGTACAGAATGACTGATAATCCATTCAAATTTTCAAAACGAAAATTTCCGGTTGATTTTAACTATTTAAGCAGCAGGACTATTGTCACCAACGTTACATTACCTGAGGGATATGAATTAAAGGATAAACCCGAAAATAAATCTGTTAAAGTTGGCAATGCCCTGGTTTATACAAGGCAGGTAAATGCCGAAGGCAGCCTTATTCAGATAATTACAAAGTTTGAAATAAAAGAGATGCAGGTGAAACCACAATACTATGAGCAGGTAAAATCTTTGTTTACAAATATGGTTTCAACACAGGCGGAATTACTGGCAATAGGTTTGAAAACGAATTAA
- the queC gene encoding 7-cyano-7-deazaguanine synthase QueC, with the protein MKTEKSNIAVIALSGGMDSCVTAAIAAMEYELAFAHINYGQRTEKRELKSFNDISDHYKVKHRLVIDYTHLSKIGGSSLTDKSIDVTKADLNNKEIPSSYVPFRNANILSACVSWAEVLNARAVFIGAVFEDSSGYPDCRPEFFSAYEKIIDLGTKPETKINIITPIINFSKAQIVNKGIELDAPLHLTWSCYQNEDEACGVCDSCALRLRGFQQVGFEDPIKYLERPVYSFNN; encoded by the coding sequence ATGAAAACTGAAAAATCAAATATCGCTGTAATAGCCTTAAGCGGGGGGATGGATAGCTGTGTAACAGCAGCAATCGCTGCAATGGAGTATGAACTTGCATTTGCTCATATTAATTACGGTCAAAGAACTGAAAAACGGGAATTGAAATCTTTCAACGATATTTCGGATCATTATAAAGTAAAACACAGATTAGTGATCGATTATACACATTTATCAAAAATCGGCGGATCATCGTTAACAGATAAAAGCATTGATGTAACAAAGGCTGATCTGAACAACAAAGAAATCCCTTCTTCTTATGTGCCATTTAGAAATGCAAATATTTTATCAGCATGTGTCAGTTGGGCTGAAGTGCTTAATGCAAGAGCTGTATTTATCGGCGCTGTGTTTGAAGATTCATCCGGTTACCCTGACTGCCGACCGGAGTTTTTCTCAGCTTATGAAAAAATAATCGACCTTGGAACAAAACCTGAAACAAAAATAAATATCATCACCCCGATAATAAATTTTTCAAAAGCACAAATAGTAAACAAAGGAATTGAACTTGATGCACCGCTTCATTTAACCTGGAGCTGTTATCAGAATGAAGACGAAGCATGCGGGGTATGCGACAGCTGTGCATTACGTTTACGCGGGTTTCAGCAGGTTGGGTTTGAAGACCCGATAAAGTATTTAGAAAGACCGGTTTATTCATTCAACAATTAA
- a CDS encoding triose-phosphate isomerase, with translation MRNKIIAGNWKMFNDITESQNLITKLISGLSGLTLKCEVVICPPYTSLSEAGNLVKNSSVKLGAQNMYFEDNGAFTGEVSASMLKSTGCEYVILGHSERRTIFGENDQLINKKVIKALNSGLNPIFCIGETLSERESGITFDVIKRQVTEGLKNVSSIELSKLVIAYEPVWAIGTGKTATPEQAQEVHAFIRSLISELYSSDEASKIVIQYGGSVKPENAAELLRQPDIDGALVGGACLKADSFISIIRSI, from the coding sequence ATGCGAAATAAAATTATTGCCGGTAACTGGAAAATGTTCAATGATATTACCGAATCACAAAACCTGATTACAAAGCTCATAAGTGGTTTAAGCGGGTTAACGTTAAAATGTGAAGTAGTCATTTGTCCGCCTTACACATCATTAAGTGAAGCCGGAAATCTTGTTAAAAATTCATCCGTTAAACTTGGTGCACAGAATATGTATTTTGAAGACAACGGCGCTTTTACCGGAGAAGTTTCCGCATCAATGTTAAAAAGTACGGGATGTGAATATGTTATTCTTGGTCACTCAGAAAGAAGAACAATATTTGGCGAGAATGATCAGTTAATAAATAAGAAAGTCATTAAAGCATTAAACAGTGGGTTGAATCCTATTTTCTGTATTGGTGAAACTCTTTCTGAAAGGGAAAGCGGGATTACATTTGATGTTATTAAACGTCAGGTGACAGAAGGTTTAAAAAATGTTTCGTCCATTGAACTATCAAAATTAGTCATTGCTTATGAACCTGTTTGGGCAATTGGTACAGGTAAAACAGCAACACCCGAGCAGGCGCAGGAAGTTCATGCTTTTATACGGAGCTTAATATCTGAACTGTATTCGTCTGATGAGGCTTCTAAAATTGTAATTCAATACGGCGGATCGGTAAAACCAGAGAATGCTGCAGAATTGCTCAGACAACCGGATATTGATGGTGCATTGGTGGGCGGTGCTTGCTTAAAAGCAGATTCATTCATTTCAATAATAAGATCAATTTAA
- a CDS encoding DUF3857 domain-containing protein, with amino-acid sequence MKNLKLTTLILCLMIQVITFGILIASSENEYDVRKIPASLRDNADAVIRKQSSTFEIFDERRTVYKMVFAVTIFKKEKQDYGDLSIPYDKFVTISDLEGIIYDAEGEEVKELNDDDIMDYSSISGYSLYEDARTKSAEIYYDKFPYTIEYKYELRYDNYISWPGWYSRSTTDPIEYSSFEVITPHDYDLRFWQNRIEDKPEIKLNGIYKSYLWKAVNLPKLPHDAVDEEIEDIASIVKIAPYSFEIEDSKGSMVSWEEFGIWFFQLTLGKDNLPESSANEIKKLTEGLTSTKSKVDAVYKYMQGKTRYVSVQLGIGGWQPFDAAYVDTKGYGDCKALTNYMVTLLKQAGIKSYPVLIKSGHYRHPMITEFPSNQFNHVIVVVPMETDTMWLECTSQTLPPGDIGWSSENRHALMISPEGGKVIKTPASSSKKNLMSKNLLVNISPKGLAEVKGNIIWEGNQFHYVNPVYREYSPKDKESWIKNLSNVPDVNLNNFEFNPLKENESSIELSLDLSFPKYASGSGNRIFFHPNLMERKISAPKAVQERLSPVRIRFPYLDIDSIIYTLPEGYQVEAFPKEMILKSAFGEFSSKTEQLDSDRILFIRSLEIKENTIPAENYKEYQSFFTDVVKADKSQVVLVKKPAK; translated from the coding sequence ATGAAAAACTTAAAACTTACAACACTGATACTCTGCCTTATGATACAGGTGATCACTTTCGGGATATTAATTGCCTCATCTGAAAATGAATATGATGTAAGAAAAATCCCTGCATCACTGAGAGACAATGCGGATGCTGTAATCAGAAAACAATCATCAACCTTCGAAATATTTGACGAACGCAGAACAGTTTATAAAATGGTATTTGCAGTTACTATTTTCAAAAAAGAAAAACAGGATTATGGTGATTTGAGTATTCCCTATGATAAGTTTGTTACAATATCCGATCTGGAAGGGATAATTTATGATGCTGAAGGTGAAGAGGTTAAAGAACTGAATGATGATGATATAATGGACTATAGTTCAATATCAGGATATTCTTTGTACGAAGATGCAAGAACAAAATCTGCTGAAATCTATTATGACAAATTCCCTTATACAATAGAATATAAATATGAACTTCGGTATGACAATTATATAAGTTGGCCGGGATGGTATTCAAGATCCACTACGGATCCGATTGAATATTCTTCTTTTGAAGTTATAACTCCACATGATTACGACTTAAGGTTTTGGCAAAACAGGATTGAGGACAAACCTGAAATTAAACTTAACGGTATTTATAAATCTTATTTATGGAAAGCTGTAAACTTACCAAAGCTTCCTCACGATGCTGTTGATGAAGAGATTGAAGATATAGCATCTATTGTTAAAATTGCTCCTTATTCATTTGAGATAGAAGATTCAAAAGGAAGTATGGTTAGCTGGGAAGAATTCGGAATATGGTTTTTTCAATTAACATTAGGCAAAGACAATCTTCCTGAATCATCTGCCAATGAAATAAAAAAGCTGACCGAAGGTTTAACCAGCACAAAGAGTAAGGTGGACGCTGTTTATAAATATATGCAGGGTAAAACCAGGTACGTTAGTGTTCAGCTTGGTATTGGCGGATGGCAGCCTTTTGACGCAGCTTATGTTGATACAAAAGGGTATGGTGATTGTAAAGCTCTAACTAATTATATGGTGACATTATTAAAACAAGCGGGAATTAAATCATATCCTGTTTTAATTAAATCTGGTCATTACCGGCACCCTATGATAACTGAGTTTCCCAGTAACCAGTTTAATCATGTTATTGTTGTAGTACCAATGGAAACAGATACTATGTGGCTTGAATGTACAAGCCAGACATTGCCGCCTGGAGATATTGGGTGGAGTAGTGAAAACAGGCATGCTTTGATGATATCGCCTGAAGGTGGTAAGGTAATAAAAACTCCGGCAAGCAGTTCGAAAAAAAATTTAATGTCTAAAAATCTTCTCGTCAATATAAGCCCCAAAGGATTGGCTGAAGTAAAAGGTAATATCATCTGGGAAGGAAATCAGTTCCACTATGTGAATCCTGTTTACCGGGAGTATTCACCAAAGGATAAGGAATCATGGATAAAAAATCTTTCCAACGTTCCTGATGTCAATCTGAATAATTTTGAGTTTAATCCGTTAAAAGAAAATGAAAGTTCAATTGAACTGAGTCTTGATTTATCTTTTCCCAAATATGCTTCCGGATCCGGGAATAGAATCTTTTTTCATCCTAACCTGATGGAAAGAAAAATTTCTGCGCCAAAAGCAGTGCAGGAAAGATTGTCCCCTGTACGTATCAGGTTTCCATATCTGGACATTGATTCAATAATCTATACTTTGCCGGAAGGATATCAGGTTGAGGCTTTTCCTAAAGAGATGATATTGAAATCCGCGTTCGGTGAATTTTCTTCGAAGACTGAACAACTGGATAGCGACAGGATATTATTTATCCGTTCACTTGAGATAAAAGAAAATACTATTCCCGCTGAGAACTATAAGGAATATCAAAGCTTTTTTACAGATGTAGTTAAAGCTGATAAATCCCAGGTCGTACTTGTGAAGAAACCTGCAAAATAG
- the queF gene encoding NADPH-dependent 7-cyano-7-deazaguanine reductase QueF, translated as MTNKHKLLEVFDNKYPNRDYHITHIAPEFTSLCPKTGQPDFATLTLTYIPDKLCVELKSLKIYLNAYRNDGIFYESVTNMILDDLVKATKPRYMLLTAEFNVRGGISSIVEVEYKKNITSRLK; from the coding sequence ATGACCAACAAACATAAACTACTCGAAGTATTTGATAACAAATACCCAAACAGGGATTATCACATAACACACATTGCGCCTGAGTTTACGTCCTTATGTCCGAAGACTGGGCAGCCGGATTTTGCTACTTTAACTCTTACATACATTCCAGATAAACTTTGTGTTGAACTTAAATCACTAAAGATTTATCTAAACGCTTACAGGAACGATGGGATTTTTTATGAGAGCGTTACTAATATGATCCTTGATGATCTTGTAAAAGCGACAAAGCCAAGGTATATGCTGCTTACTGCTGAGTTTAATGTTCGTGGCGGAATTTCATCGATAGTGGAAGTGGAATACAAGAAAAATATAACCAGCAGACTCAAATAA
- a CDS encoding HD domain-containing protein — protein sequence MFEASAKIKSEFVEKKEKLFSENYVQKNALAFSIKYSLLVEEFIRKLCGKEKFNFTLASAGSFSRRELSPYSDIDLMFITESVEENSEQISKLVTLFWDNGLEASHTVREFNDIERYINSDLHTFTQFFETRYLLGSSVIYEKWNKHIFSVLNDETTPKLLRDLIDDMSDRWDKYGDSPKVLEPNLKLSAGGLRDLQSIEWMFMLKHNILLNKQIEKTQAEIFIDEIKHFDYTTPNECRRLIDSYNLLISVRNLLHIISEQKNDRFEFLHQQKIASMFYQGDYALQQFMREYFRATNVINRFAKALIKKFNESISYTLPDSFSIDLDDSYSIKGKTISSVKNEGLTFSDILRACYYRGLHGAHFDEKLRSLIVEKIENDEEADADDPGSSVFFREILKLPKNVGQTLSIMNELGILAAFLPEFKDLVGFLQHGVYHCYTADEHTLITIKNVEKLEKENSSLGKIFTALKEKEILYLALIFHDIAKPVDISGHEIIGAEMAATVMYRLGYSEEEIDMVTFLVRNHLLMEQIAFRRNLNDPETLNNFTSKFTSVRELDLLYLVTFADLSAVNPAVWTSWKSDLLAELYRKAKAMLEEQMSGEELLISSTYIAHKEISKHSKNISESHVQEHFDSINDIAYASQFSEKEIARHIEEIRKGNIISVLFNELNDFTNITVITKDFPSLLSRLCGVLSINDANIHDAKIFTRKDGIVIDTFNVTEFRTHKMIDKDRYARIEQDFESVVTGMLQLNQEFTKMKSRWWRIESKFFKRTGKVKIVFEKHEKYTIIDVFSPDRLGFLYQVTNKMNELGLIIYFAKISTKGDDIVDSFYVLDRKGKKISPNDYQFIIAELTETISQML from the coding sequence ATGTTTGAAGCATCGGCAAAAATAAAATCAGAATTTGTTGAGAAGAAAGAAAAACTCTTTTCAGAGAATTATGTTCAAAAGAATGCCCTGGCTTTCAGCATAAAGTATAGTTTACTGGTTGAAGAATTTATAAGAAAACTTTGCGGCAAAGAGAAATTTAATTTTACACTTGCTTCTGCAGGTAGTTTCAGCAGAAGAGAACTTTCTCCTTATTCGGATATTGATCTGATGTTCATAACAGAATCGGTGGAGGAAAACTCTGAACAGATTTCGAAACTTGTAACTTTGTTCTGGGATAACGGTCTTGAAGCATCACATACCGTCCGCGAGTTTAATGACATTGAACGATATATTAATTCCGACCTTCACACATTCACACAGTTTTTTGAAACGCGGTATTTGCTTGGTTCATCTGTCATTTATGAAAAATGGAATAAACATATCTTTTCCGTACTCAATGATGAAACCACACCTAAACTGCTTCGTGATTTAATTGATGATATGTCAGACAGATGGGACAAGTACGGCGATTCACCAAAAGTTCTTGAACCAAATCTTAAGCTGTCAGCAGGCGGATTAAGGGACCTGCAGTCCATTGAGTGGATGTTTATGCTTAAGCATAATATTCTTTTAAATAAACAGATTGAAAAAACGCAGGCGGAAATTTTTATAGATGAAATAAAACATTTCGATTATACTACACCTAATGAATGCCGCAGACTGATTGATAGTTACAACCTTCTTATTTCAGTTAGAAATTTATTGCACATAATTTCTGAACAGAAAAACGACAGATTTGAATTTTTACATCAGCAAAAAATTGCGAGTATGTTCTACCAGGGCGATTACGCACTTCAGCAGTTTATGCGTGAATATTTCAGAGCAACGAATGTGATCAACCGGTTTGCGAAAGCACTCATTAAAAAATTCAACGAGTCAATTTCCTATACTTTACCGGATTCATTCTCAATCGACCTTGATGACAGTTATTCAATAAAAGGTAAAACAATATCATCTGTTAAGAATGAAGGACTGACTTTTTCAGATATTCTGAGAGCCTGCTACTACCGCGGTTTGCACGGCGCGCACTTCGATGAAAAGCTTCGTTCACTCATAGTGGAAAAAATTGAAAATGATGAAGAGGCTGATGCTGACGATCCGGGTTCATCAGTTTTTTTCAGGGAGATACTTAAACTCCCAAAGAATGTGGGACAAACACTTTCCATAATGAATGAACTTGGGATACTAGCTGCTTTCCTTCCTGAGTTTAAGGACCTTGTCGGTTTTCTTCAACACGGTGTTTACCATTGTTATACGGCTGATGAACATACGCTTATCACAATTAAGAATGTTGAAAAACTTGAAAAAGAAAATTCATCTCTCGGTAAAATTTTTACTGCACTTAAAGAGAAGGAAATACTTTATCTTGCATTAATTTTTCATGATATTGCAAAACCTGTTGATATATCAGGTCATGAAATTATAGGCGCTGAAATGGCTGCAACAGTAATGTACCGGCTGGGCTACAGTGAAGAAGAAATTGACATGGTAACTTTCCTTGTCCGTAACCATCTGCTGATGGAGCAAATAGCATTCAGAAGAAATCTTAATGATCCGGAAACTCTTAATAATTTTACATCAAAATTTACTTCGGTACGTGAACTTGATCTGCTGTATCTTGTAACCTTCGCCGACCTCTCGGCTGTAAATCCGGCAGTATGGACTTCATGGAAAAGTGATTTGCTCGCAGAGCTTTACCGAAAAGCCAAAGCAATGCTTGAAGAACAGATGAGCGGTGAGGAACTCCTCATTTCATCCACTTACATTGCGCACAAAGAAATAAGCAAGCATTCAAAAAATATTTCCGAATCGCACGTGCAGGAACATTTTGATTCGATCAATGATATTGCCTATGCCAGCCAGTTCAGTGAAAAAGAAATTGCGCGGCATATAGAAGAGATTCGCAAAGGGAATATTATCTCAGTGTTGTTTAACGAACTGAATGATTTTACAAACATCACTGTTATAACAAAAGATTTTCCATCACTGCTTTCACGTTTGTGCGGAGTATTATCTATAAATGATGCGAACATTCATGACGCAAAGATCTTTACTCGTAAAGACGGGATAGTAATCGATACATTTAATGTAACGGAATTCCGCACACACAAAATGATTGACAAAGACAGGTATGCAAGAATTGAACAGGACTTTGAATCCGTTGTAACAGGTATGCTTCAGCTTAACCAGGAATTTACCAAGATGAAATCACGCTGGTGGCGTATTGAAAGTAAGTTCTTCAAAAGAACAGGCAAAGTGAAAATTGTTTTTGAGAAACATGAAAAGTACACTATCATTGATGTGTTTTCTCCCGACCGCCTTGGTTTCCTTTACCAGGTTACAAACAAAATGAACGAACTGGGACTGATTATCTACTTTGCTAAGATTTCTACCAAAGGTGATGATATTGTCGATTCATTTTATGTGCTTGACCGTAAAGGGAAAAAAATCTCGCCTAACGATTACCAGTTTATTATAGCTGAACTAACCGAGACTATTTCGCAAATGCTTTAA